CTGTTTGGGAGAGTTGAGGAGGATCAGATAAGGTTTTCCAACTCATGGTCAGTACCATAGGTTACTTGTTCTTTGAAAGAGTTTGCCAGTGTGTAACACTATCAACTTTTACAAAGATGAATTACAGCAGTTCAGTCGACATTTTTTAACcaaagagattttattttctaggcaacaaaagaaaacatccaAGCAGTGACATTGACACATCCCCCTTCAAACGGAGCTGATTATCTGTTAGCAGATTTCCAATGCAAATGCGATGTAGCCAAGCTAAATGCTCTGGATTAAATAAAGCTAATTTTAAAACTACTGCAACTgagaaataccaaaaaaaattttataCACACTTTCAGAAATCCATCCAGGTTACAAAGCTAAAATCTAAGTGTTGCTCCCCTAAAGTCGATGCATTTGCAAACATGGCAGACAATAAATACGtatctttcacttctgcttcaAAGACACCCAAAGGTGTCTTGTACACCTCTCTGAGGTAGGTATTATGTCCATGTTACAGGTGGTAAGTGGTGAGGATCAGCTCCTTGTCCAAGGCATCTCACCGCTTCAGTGTGAAAGCTGAGAGTACAACTTAGGGTTGACAGTCTCTTGGTCTCATTCCTAGACAGCATTTCATCTCAAGTAGTTATAACACAGTGTAATCTTCAAGTTCTTTTGAACTGTCAGGTGTTTCTTTAGGTTTATAAACATCAGCGTCCAGAAGGCTGATTTTaatgtcagggttttttttgtctttttttttttttttctaatgataaGCTAAAAGCAAAGTGGGATTTAACACTGGGAGCTAAGCGGCTTTCTATAGGGAGCTCCCAACAGTGCTAATGCGTATTTTaatactgaatttaaaagaaacctgGTCCATAGTACTCTGGGTGATCCTACTCTTTATGTTTAATTATTCATGCCTCAATTCAGCAAAGCTCTTATGTAATTATGTTCCTTCTTCAGTAAGACCCAGTAAGTATGTCAAGGTCCAATTGGGAACCTCTGCTGAGAACTTCAGTGAAAGGTGTTTTTTAGAGAAAAGAAGGTTTTGCTGCACCAGGAGTTTGGCCAGATGCCTTAACAAATGGAAGCTTTTAAAACTAGGTCTTAGGTTCCACTTGGAGAGTGGGTTTCTTTCTGCCTCAGTCTGAAGATGTGCATTCTTGCTCCCCATTTGTAAGAGTGCAAGGAAGGTAACACAAAACAGCATCAGAAGAGcaggctaaaaatatttttaaattcagtaaaaCAAGTATGTGTTGCAGGCatttcaacaaagaaaaaaaaaatccccttcaGTAATATGCACCTTTACAGCACCTTTTAAAAGACCTCAAAAGCACTTACTGTTAAGCCCCACAACCCTGCTGTGAGGTAAGATATATTAAACCCATTTCAGCTTCCCCGATTCTGAACAGTACGAAAAGTAGGGCAGTTTACGTAGCttattttgctctgaaaattcAACTGCACCCTTCATTATCAGAATTAAAGTCTTGCTACTGAACAGTCATCGGTGACAAATCAAACACGTTAAGGCAGAATGCAGATGAAAAAACTTCAAGCCTCCCTTCTGGGTTAGCACTCTGTCCTTCTCAAGAGGGCAAAACTTTTTACCAGCAAAGAGCGAGAACTATACCACCTTAAAGTGctaattttcagtatttggaATCCGGTACAGCTTAGTAACATTGTGACCGTGATATCGGCTATACCCAAGTAAAGTCTGCTTAAATGTATTTAACAGATGTAAATTAAGTCACTTGCCTAACTACTGTATTTCCCTCTTGCCAGAATTTCAGATACTATTATGAAGAAGAATCCAAAGTATTTCAAGAAACATGCCTAAGTTCTGATGCAGTGTAAACAccaggggggtggggtgttgaTAGTTATTTTTCAAGCAACTAAAAACTACCTACAGAGGATTAATAAGTTTATTCAACACTTAACCATCTACTCATTAAAGTAGGCTATCTTAAAGCTTAGAGgccatttctttctctaaagCCATGACTTCACACAAACAATACAGTCTACTTCTGATGGTAACATAGTATAGGGCAGCTTTGGAGATTCTCTTTGCATTAAAAATCACGCACCAAATGAGCAGTTTCCCTTGCAAGACTTGCTCGTGTGCGCAGCCTAACTCTTAGTATAAGTAATGCTGATACGTGTGTTTCTCAAACCCTTCAATTAGTTTAATTACCCTGAAAACATAATACAGAGAGACCAATTCAGCAACTTTGAGGCTGGATTTTACACTACTGTTGAACAAGCCTGATTTTGTATGTCTGCTCAGATCACACACAGAGTGAGATTATTTTAGAAATCGGGTTTTAGCTGCCAGTGTATACCACCTGCCAAAGTACTATAAATTAGCATGCGAGAAGATACCTATTCCAAATCCATCGGAAAAGTCACTAACTATAGCAAACCTGTGCATCTTGGCCATCATTATGTTAATATGCTTTTCAAGCTTTGTGAACGGAATTTTATGATTACATACAGCTTATCTGGAAATCCAGAATTTTATTCTGGATCAGTGAGGTAGTCGATGTAACCATCCTCATGTCTATGTCAGACTTCGCCGAAGTTGGTGTGTCCGGTCTCCTTGGCGTGTTCTCTGGCTTCCACTTGTCCAGTTAGTCCCTTCTGGCACACCATGCACCTCAGCGTGAAGTGATTCACATCGGTAAACTGCCTCTTCCGTCTGGCTTCGTCTGCCAATTCCAATGCTTGTGCAAGAACAATATCATCAGCCGTGGAGAAAATTGTCTGGGGAGGAATGTCCGAGTCAGGGATTTTACGCTCAAGTGGATCATAATGAATCCCATCATAAATTAAAAGGACCCGCTTAGTGTAACCGGCATCTTCCCCAAAACGGTCGATTCTGACTGTCTGCGTATCCACCACGCAGATTTCGCACTGGTAGAATTTGGATAAAATGGACACTTCGATGGCTCCTCCCCAAGTCTCTTCTCTTCTGATCCAGTCACAATACTCCCTGTTAGTTTTCCCTAGAACTGCCTCACAGTATGATTCGGGGTCGCTCGCTACTATTTGGGCTATAAGACTGCGCATCTCTGGAGCGCAACCCGGGTCGTAAACACCTCCCTCCACCACATAGTACACACTGGTGAAGAGACAGGAGTTATCTGCCAGTACAACCCTCCTtgccagcacaggcacagcttCCCTAACCGAGTTAGACATCGTTCTTTTTGCAACTACAGGTGAGTCAGTCTTGGGTTTGGACGTATCCTCTTCAACTATCAGCGTGTCACCTGTCAAACAACAGAACGAGGGAGAATTGAAATACGCAGGTGGGATTTAGGGATGACACTGGCGCTCTCCCGGCAGCACGGCACCCTGACGGAacgcagccccagcccaggcgGCCGGCAGCACCGCAACACACCGATGGAGCGGACACGGCGACTCGGGCTTACTCACCTGGCACCTCCCGGGTCCctggcccctgccagccccgcgCGTTTGCCTCCGGCCCCCCGGGACGCGGGCAAAGCCACCACCGGCGAGCAGCAGCCCCTCCCGAGCCGGGTGTGGACAGCTGGCCCGGAAGGAGGAACCGGCCCGACAGCCGGCTGCTGAGGGGCGTGCTGGGCCGCAGCCTCTTTTAATTACGGTAATTGCAGCCGGCGGGGCAGCTGAGGCCACAAAGCGCCGGTGCCCGCCCCCCTCGCCCAGGCCcaggcccgggcccgggcccggccctcACCCGAGTGGATCCCGAGGTCGCCCAGCCGCCGCTCGCCGTCGCTGAGGTCCAGGCTCCGCGGCGGGAAACCGAGAAGGAGGcgctgggccgggacggggaCGCCGGTGAGGGCGGCCAGGGCGGCCTGCATGTCGCGGAGGCGGGAGTGGGCCGTGAGGCCGGGCAGCGGGTGGGTGCCGCTCCGGGCCTTGCAGCGCAGCCGCAGCATCctcggcggggccgccccgcgccgccacCGCCTCCCCACCGGCCGCCTCCCGCTTCCGCTTCCGCTCCGCCGCTCCCGCCCACTCTCGCGAGAACCTCCCCGCCATTGGCCGGCCCGCAGCCAATCACAGTGCCGCCGGCTCGCGGCGCTGAAAGGCGGGGGGAGAGCGGAGCGCGCCGCGGCGGGCGCCCGGCTCGTTTGCATAGCGCGGCGTGACGTAGAGCGCGGTTTGCATCTCATTTGCATGTGGCGCGGCAGCGCGGAGCCATGTCGGCGGCGCCCCGGCACAGcggccccccccggggcagggccggggctcTGCGCGGCGGCGACAAGAAGTGCTGTGAGTACCCCCGGCCCGGGGAGGGGATGTGCCCTTCATCTATTTACAAGAggaataattatatataatgaGGGAGATAACGGTGCGCGTTATCTTAACGAAGCCGTAGCACGGGTTCCCATCCCGCGCACCCTGCGCTCATCTCGGGGGCAGCGCTGGACCAGGTCCCGGTAGGActtgaaaagaaagcaggatttttttcaagggGGTTGGTAACCAGTGGCTG
The window above is part of the Falco biarmicus isolate bFalBia1 chromosome 16, bFalBia1.pri, whole genome shotgun sequence genome. Proteins encoded here:
- the YOD1 gene encoding ubiquitin thioesterase OTU1, with translation MLRLRCKARSGTHPLPGLTAHSRLRDMQAALAALTGVPVPAQRLLLGFPPRSLDLSDGERRLGDLGIHSGDTLIVEEDTSKPKTDSPVVAKRTMSNSVREAVPVLARRVVLADNSCLFTSVYYVVEGGVYDPGCAPEMRSLIAQIVASDPESYCEAVLGKTNREYCDWIRREETWGGAIEVSILSKFYQCEICVVDTQTVRIDRFGEDAGYTKRVLLIYDGIHYDPLERKIPDSDIPPQTIFSTADDIVLAQALELADEARRKRQFTDVNHFTLRCMVCQKGLTGQVEAREHAKETGHTNFGEV